A stretch of the Aquificaceae bacterium genome encodes the following:
- the trpS gene encoding tryptophan--tRNA ligase: MRVLSGMRPTGKLHLGHYFGVIKNWVKLQEEHETFYMVADWHALTTGYKRVEEIPQNIEDMLIDWLTLGIDPKKSVVFQQSKVKEHAELFLIFSMITPKSWLEWNPTYKDTKYNLLRIADLSLMFKGGIRDHVKTLVAKLPYKVEDLDALEELLLDTISDALITALFEGYLDKEMFKELNVSKRDFYDTDTYGFLGYPVLQAVDILIYKAQAVPVGEDQLPHIELSREIARRFNHLYGETFPEPQAILTETPRLPGTDGRKMSKSYNNAIYFADSEEEVKKKVMSFYTDPQKLRRGDPGRPEICPVFFYHKIFSPSERTQEIERECKSGKLGCVDCKKIMLEGLEAFLKPIREKREQVAKDRELLIHILEEGSEKARQIAKETMEEVRLKTRVG; this comes from the coding sequence ATGAGAGTTTTAAGCGGTATGAGACCTACAGGTAAACTGCACCTTGGGCATTACTTTGGTGTGATAAAAAACTGGGTAAAACTCCAAGAGGAGCACGAAACCTTTTATATGGTGGCGGACTGGCATGCCCTCACTACAGGCTATAAAAGGGTAGAGGAGATACCTCAAAACATAGAAGATATGCTAATAGACTGGCTTACTTTAGGCATTGACCCAAAAAAGAGTGTGGTATTTCAACAATCAAAGGTAAAGGAACACGCGGAGCTTTTCCTCATATTTTCCATGATAACACCCAAGAGCTGGCTTGAGTGGAACCCCACTTACAAAGATACTAAGTATAACCTCCTTAGAATTGCGGACCTTAGCCTTATGTTTAAAGGTGGTATTAGAGACCACGTAAAGACCCTTGTGGCAAAACTTCCTTACAAGGTTGAGGACCTTGACGCTCTTGAGGAGCTCCTTCTTGACACCATATCTGACGCTCTTATAACCGCTCTCTTTGAGGGATATCTGGATAAGGAAATGTTTAAGGAACTCAATGTCTCAAAGAGGGACTTTTACGACACGGACACTTACGGCTTTTTAGGCTACCCCGTGCTTCAGGCAGTGGACATACTCATATACAAGGCTCAGGCAGTCCCTGTGGGAGAAGACCAGCTACCTCACATAGAACTCTCAAGGGAAATAGCAAGAAGGTTTAATCACCTATACGGAGAAACCTTTCCAGAGCCTCAGGCTATACTCACAGAAACTCCAAGGCTTCCAGGCACAGATGGAAGGAAGATGAGCAAGTCTTATAACAATGCCATATACTTTGCGGACAGCGAAGAAGAGGTAAAGAAGAAAGTCATGAGCTTTTACACAGACCCACAAAAGCTAAGAAGAGGAGACCCCGGAAGACCAGAGATATGCCCTGTGTTTTTCTACCATAAGATTTTCTCTCCATCAGAAAGAACTCAAGAAATAGAAAGGGAATGCAAAAGTGGTAAACTTGGATGCGTGGACTGTAAAAAAATCATGCTTGAGGGTCTTGAGGCTTTTCTTAAACCTATCAGAGAAAAAAGAGAACAAGTTGCCAAAGACAGGGAGCTTCTTATACATATACTTGAGGAAGGCTCAGAAAAGGCAAGACAGATAGCCAAAGAAACTATGGAAGAAGTGAGATTAAAAACAAGAGTGGGATGA
- a CDS encoding DegT/DnrJ/EryC1/StrS family aminotransferase yields the protein MIKIIEQRFTQEEKELVLEILESGQITRGKWTSLFQEEFAKYLGVKHVFTVCSGTVALFIALKALGVEGKRVIVPAMSFMATIDAVYLAGGVPVVVDVDNYYTMDPEQLEDAVKKYRPKVVIPVHLYGQTADMDAIMWLSERYGFYVLEDSAQAHGALWKGKRAGSLGHISAFSFYASKNLPMGEGGAIATNSDKLAKEIKKWIDFGDHPAFNVRITEFQAGIGYLMLKRLEEHNQKRRENAFKYMQSLNGGFVHPVEREGAYHVYHLYTLRHPNRDAIVEKLREKGVDARVYYSYLLHQLRGAEHLPTPNAEKFRKEVFSIPVHPYLTEEEINFITESLMVEVGLAPNPLC from the coding sequence ATGATTAAAATTATTGAGCAGAGGTTTACACAGGAGGAAAAAGAGCTTGTCCTTGAGATATTGGAAAGTGGACAGATAACAAGGGGTAAGTGGACTTCTCTCTTTCAAGAGGAGTTTGCCAAATACCTTGGTGTAAAGCATGTATTTACTGTTTGCTCTGGAACTGTGGCTCTCTTTATAGCTTTGAAGGCTCTTGGTGTTGAGGGAAAAAGGGTAATAGTCCCTGCTATGAGTTTTATGGCAACCATTGATGCGGTCTATCTTGCGGGTGGTGTGCCAGTGGTGGTGGATGTGGACAATTACTATACCATGGACCCTGAGCAACTTGAGGATGCGGTAAAAAAATACAGACCAAAGGTGGTTATACCCGTGCATCTATACGGACAGACTGCGGATATGGACGCCATTATGTGGCTCTCTGAAAGATATGGCTTTTATGTGCTTGAAGATTCCGCTCAAGCTCACGGAGCTCTTTGGAAGGGCAAAAGGGCTGGCTCTCTCGGGCATATTTCCGCCTTTAGCTTTTATGCCTCCAAGAACCTACCTATGGGAGAAGGTGGTGCAATAGCCACAAACAGTGACAAACTCGCTAAAGAGATTAAAAAGTGGATAGACTTTGGAGACCACCCTGCCTTTAATGTTAGGATAACCGAGTTTCAAGCAGGCATAGGATACCTTATGCTAAAAAGGCTTGAAGAGCACAACCAAAAAAGAAGGGAGAATGCATTTAAGTATATGCAATCCTTAAACGGCGGCTTTGTCCATCCTGTGGAAAGAGAAGGAGCATACCACGTATACCATCTTTATACCCTAAGGCATCCCAACAGAGACGCCATAGTGGAAAAACTAAGAGAAAAGGGTGTGGACGCAAGGGTCTATTATAGCTATCTTTTGCACCAGCTAAGAGGCGCAGAGCACTTACCCACACCGAATGCAGAAAAATTCAGAAAAGAAGTCTTTTCCATACCAGTCCATCCCTACCTTACCGAGGAAGAGATAAACTTTATCACAGAAAGCCTTATGGTTGAGGTTGGGTTAGCTCCGAACCCCTTATGTTGA
- a CDS encoding 6-carboxytetrahydropterin synthase translates to MPWNVIVRKKFSWAHFLTDYHGAPEPIHGHTWMVEVHIRADKVDAGGMGYDFLEVDAFLRELLPDYRLLNEFVDFSPSAENMAKWIYEKVKEKYPTVSKVVVWEKEDCGAEYWED, encoded by the coding sequence ATGCCTTGGAATGTGATAGTGAGGAAAAAATTTAGCTGGGCTCACTTTCTAACAGACTATCATGGTGCTCCAGAGCCTATTCATGGACACACATGGATGGTAGAGGTGCACATAAGGGCGGACAAGGTGGATGCAGGCGGTATGGGCTACGATTTCTTGGAGGTTGACGCCTTCTTGAGAGAGCTATTGCCAGACTACAGGCTTTTGAACGAGTTTGTGGACTTCTCTCCAAGTGCGGAGAATATGGCAAAGTGGATTTATGAGAAGGTCAAAGAAAAATACCCCACAGTCTCCAAGGTTGTGGTTTGGGAAAAGGAAGACTGTGGGGCGGAGTATTGGGAAGATTAA
- a CDS encoding iron-containing alcohol dehydrogenase yields the protein MNFEFYLPVEIIFGIGSVDKVGEVGKRFGYRVLIVTGRKSSKENGSLQRVIESLRRNGAEEVLVFDEIEPNPTDKSVNKASELVVREKIDYIVGLGGGSSLDSAKAISIVSSNEGYAWDYVNYPEGPRLIPFLNRPVICIPTTAGTGSEVNRYAVLSNPIRKEKLVISHSLNYPRVAIIDPSLTVSMNARLTAITGIDALMHALESLTNKLSNTFAEEFAIRAISLIKQWLPIAIEEPENLQARSYMSYASMLAGIAIDRKRVALIHGMEHPVSAHYPQVAHGEGLSALAVAITDFNYKGNPQKYALFAELMGYEPKPHMAVKALEDFLERVGMRLSLKDLGVEKEKLERLTEDVYMLSRGLFAINPVEPTLEDVQRLYERAYEGY from the coding sequence ATGAACTTTGAGTTTTATCTACCCGTTGAGATAATCTTTGGTATAGGTTCTGTAGACAAGGTGGGAGAGGTTGGTAAACGCTTTGGCTACAGAGTGCTCATAGTCACTGGAAGGAAAAGCTCAAAGGAGAATGGCTCTCTTCAAAGGGTGATTGAATCCCTTAGAAGAAACGGTGCGGAAGAAGTTCTGGTATTTGACGAAATTGAGCCAAACCCTACAGATAAGAGCGTAAACAAGGCAAGTGAGCTTGTGGTAAGGGAAAAGATAGACTACATTGTGGGTCTTGGTGGAGGTAGCAGTCTTGACAGTGCAAAAGCCATATCCATAGTTTCTTCCAATGAAGGCTACGCCTGGGACTATGTGAACTATCCTGAAGGTCCAAGGCTCATACCCTTCTTGAATAGACCTGTGATATGCATTCCTACCACTGCAGGCACGGGAAGCGAGGTAAACAGGTATGCGGTTCTTTCAAACCCCATAAGAAAGGAGAAGCTGGTTATATCTCACTCCTTAAACTACCCAAGGGTAGCCATAATAGACCCATCCTTGACTGTAAGTATGAACGCAAGGCTTACCGCCATAACCGGCATAGACGCCCTTATGCATGCCCTTGAATCCCTTACCAACAAACTTTCCAATACCTTCGCAGAAGAGTTTGCCATAAGAGCCATAAGCCTTATAAAGCAGTGGCTACCTATTGCCATAGAAGAGCCAGAAAATCTTCAGGCAAGGTCTTATATGAGTTATGCAAGCATGCTCGCAGGCATTGCCATAGACAGAAAAAGGGTAGCCCTCATACATGGCATGGAGCATCCCGTGTCCGCCCACTACCCTCAGGTAGCTCATGGAGAAGGTCTTTCCGCTTTGGCGGTTGCCATCACAGACTTTAATTACAAAGGAAATCCACAAAAATACGCCCTCTTTGCAGAGCTTATGGGTTATGAGCCAAAGCCTCACATGGCAGTAAAAGCCCTTGAGGACTTCTTAGAAAGGGTTGGTATGAGACTTAGCCTAAAAGACCTTGGCGTGGAAAAGGAAAAACTTGAAAGGCTTACAGAGGATGTGTATATGCTCTCAAGAGGCTTGTTTGCCATAAACCCCGTAGAGCCTACCCTTGAGGACGTGCAAAGGCTCTATGAAAGGGCATATGAGGGATATTGA
- a CDS encoding TraR/DksA family transcriptional regulator, with translation MLSKEQLELLREKLLEEKAKLLERYKKKEDTQARIEEEVKEPGDLEDIGQMTYTQELLDTLSSREFFLIREIEHALNKMQAGTYGICEYCNEEIPFERLLAIPWTRYHAHCAEKAEEEGIVPTYPAFTFEATIPEEMEIQREDITEA, from the coding sequence ATGCTAAGTAAAGAACAGCTTGAACTTTTGAGAGAAAAGCTCTTGGAGGAGAAGGCAAAACTTCTTGAACGCTACAAAAAGAAAGAAGACACACAGGCACGCATTGAGGAAGAGGTAAAGGAACCAGGAGACTTAGAAGACATAGGTCAGATGACCTACACGCAGGAACTTCTTGATACCCTGTCCTCAAGAGAGTTTTTCCTTATTAGAGAAATTGAACACGCCCTCAACAAGATGCAGGCAGGAACATACGGCATATGTGAATACTGCAACGAAGAGATACCCTTTGAGAGACTCTTGGCTATACCTTGGACAAGATACCATGCACATTGTGCGGAAAAGGCAGAAGAGGAAGGCATAGTGCCCACATACCCCGCCTTTACCTTTGAGGCAACCATACCAGAGGAGATGGAAATTCAAAGAGAAGACATAACAGAGGCATGA
- a CDS encoding carbon monoxide dehydrogenase beta subunit family protein, translating into MWRVLYTGQRPHYENIALDRIMLDLMSEGKIPPTIRFLQFKPECVLVGFHQAVEQEVRLEYTQREGIEVGRRITGGGAIYFDETQIGWEVIATTDQLGNLSYEELTRKICTGVAKGLQKLGIRAEFRPRNDIEVEGRKISGTGGVFEGRAFLYQGTVLMDFNVERMLKSLQIPVEKLTSKGIKSAEDRVEWVKRALGYLPPKEEVFSALLEGLREELNIEFEWGDLTQEEIRLLEEKRDYFRSDDWVYHVKKAPEDSEMLYGIYRCPGGTFRVSAKVDLQSKVLQQVIINGDFFVRPQRLIYDLEAYLKHTPIVDVEKRIREFFSQRDWEGLNLTVDDLVEAVLFPLRKIEGIDLGIEKKRLNNIIASIGGGLIENIEKAKVMLLPYCAKPRWCDYRHLDDCGECGGCTVGDAYRLAYQKGMIPITITSFELLRDTLLWCAQNGYTYIGHCCYEFYEKRYEIFRRAFQEGAKGVLFDIVGTTCYSLGVEEEEKAYHGEFTVELDLIKEDLYKSLSIKEDVKEGTGKRELSFDFSPYLVDFKPSYYKKPKAVPTPEEDRTRTSMQREVFLGEATIGEEVLSYQQAFETLAKWIRESERPTLVVGPLLFWDFGDKELQNKARLVRELIEKVGKFNVKVLPDYRPKLKKYDPTVEMDPPNPHHAVLHGKHDLTVLVGVHCYRTDFVIRLLKKHTDTKVVALCGLYGHPTADLSTSFTDAEKLETLLKLL; encoded by the coding sequence ATGTGGCGAGTTTTGTATACAGGTCAAAGACCTCACTATGAGAACATAGCACTTGATAGGATAATGCTGGACTTAATGTCCGAAGGTAAAATTCCACCCACTATAAGGTTTTTGCAGTTTAAACCTGAGTGCGTGCTTGTGGGCTTTCATCAAGCTGTGGAGCAAGAGGTAAGGCTTGAATATACACAAAGAGAGGGCATAGAGGTAGGAAGAAGGATAACAGGCGGTGGTGCCATATACTTTGACGAAACGCAGATAGGTTGGGAGGTTATAGCCACCACCGACCAGCTTGGAAACCTTAGCTACGAAGAGCTTACAAGGAAAATATGCACCGGTGTGGCAAAGGGACTTCAAAAACTTGGAATAAGGGCGGAGTTTAGACCAAGAAATGACATAGAGGTGGAGGGCAGAAAGATATCTGGCACAGGTGGAGTTTTTGAAGGCAGAGCTTTCCTATATCAAGGAACGGTGCTTATGGACTTTAACGTGGAAAGGATGCTAAAGTCCCTGCAGATTCCTGTGGAAAAGCTCACCTCAAAGGGTATAAAATCCGCAGAGGACAGGGTTGAGTGGGTAAAGAGGGCTTTGGGGTATCTGCCTCCCAAGGAAGAGGTTTTTTCCGCACTCCTTGAGGGTCTAAGGGAAGAACTCAACATTGAATTTGAGTGGGGAGACCTTACACAGGAGGAGATAAGGCTACTTGAAGAAAAAAGGGACTATTTTAGAAGTGATGATTGGGTCTATCATGTAAAGAAGGCACCTGAAGATAGTGAAATGCTCTATGGCATATACAGATGCCCTGGTGGAACCTTTAGGGTTTCCGCCAAGGTGGACCTGCAGAGCAAGGTCCTCCAACAGGTAATAATAAACGGAGACTTTTTCGTGAGACCTCAAAGGCTCATATACGACCTTGAGGCTTATCTAAAGCACACACCCATAGTGGATGTGGAAAAGAGAATAAGGGAGTTCTTCTCTCAAAGGGACTGGGAAGGGCTAAACCTTACAGTGGATGACCTTGTAGAGGCTGTGCTTTTCCCTCTGCGGAAAATAGAGGGAATAGACTTGGGTATAGAAAAAAAAAGACTGAATAACATAATAGCGTCCATAGGTGGTGGGCTTATAGAAAACATAGAAAAGGCTAAGGTTATGCTTCTGCCTTACTGTGCCAAGCCTCGCTGGTGCGACTATAGACATCTTGACGACTGTGGGGAGTGTGGAGGTTGCACGGTAGGAGATGCCTACAGGCTCGCTTACCAAAAGGGCATGATACCTATTACTATAACCTCCTTTGAGCTTTTGAGGGATACGCTCCTTTGGTGTGCTCAGAATGGATACACTTACATAGGACACTGCTGTTATGAGTTTTACGAAAAGCGGTATGAGATATTCAGAAGGGCTTTTCAAGAAGGTGCCAAGGGTGTGCTTTTTGATATAGTAGGGACCACTTGCTACAGTCTTGGAGTGGAAGAGGAAGAAAAGGCATATCATGGAGAGTTTACAGTGGAGCTTGACCTCATAAAAGAAGACCTCTACAAGAGCCTTTCCATAAAGGAAGATGTGAAAGAAGGAACTGGTAAAAGGGAGCTTAGCTTTGACTTTTCACCTTACCTTGTGGACTTTAAACCCTCCTATTACAAAAAGCCTAAGGCAGTGCCGACGCCTGAGGAGGACAGGACAAGAACCTCTATGCAAAGGGAAGTTTTCCTCGGGGAGGCAACCATAGGAGAAGAAGTCCTTAGCTACCAGCAAGCCTTTGAAACCCTTGCAAAGTGGATAAGGGAGTCGGAAAGACCCACGCTGGTGGTGGGACCCTTGCTCTTTTGGGACTTTGGAGATAAGGAGCTACAAAACAAGGCAAGGCTTGTAAGGGAACTGATAGAAAAGGTTGGGAAGTTTAATGTAAAGGTCTTGCCTGACTACAGACCAAAGCTCAAAAAGTATGACCCTACAGTGGAGATGGACCCACCAAACCCACACCATGCGGTCCTGCACGGGAAACACGACCTAACGGTGCTTGTGGGAGTCCATTGCTACAGGACAGACTTTGTAATAAGGCTTTTGAAAAAGCACACGGACACCAAAGTGGTTGCCCTTTGCGGTCTTTATGGACATCCTACTGCGGACTTGTCTACGAGCTTCACTGATGCGGAGAAGTTGGAAACTTTGCTTAAGCTTTTGTGA
- a CDS encoding ligand-binding protein SH3, with protein MYGNYIVDVPEDAVVNINYVVLKEGVTIDDVAEKVAYLCEHVKTYHSDTGFYGGFVALNTGGVSLEGSTAGQTTEHPLKNREVLIITFWRSLEDHEESHRSEGFKKLFKELTELAESTYEVVYQMLWQGKAYDPETAKKAREAKEKHCVNC; from the coding sequence ATGTATGGAAACTATATAGTGGATGTTCCAGAGGATGCAGTGGTTAATATTAACTACGTGGTGCTCAAAGAGGGTGTTACCATTGACGATGTGGCGGAAAAGGTGGCATATTTGTGCGAGCATGTGAAGACTTACCACTCAGACACGGGCTTTTACGGAGGTTTTGTGGCACTCAACACTGGCGGTGTATCCCTTGAGGGCTCAACCGCAGGTCAGACCACAGAGCACCCACTCAAAAACAGAGAAGTGCTTATCATTACCTTCTGGAGGTCCTTGGAAGACCACGAAGAATCCCACAGAAGCGAAGGCTTTAAAAAGCTCTTTAAGGAGCTAACAGAGCTTGCAGAAAGCACCTACGAAGTGGTCTATCAGATGCTCTGGCAAGGTAAAGCCTACGACCCAGAAACGGCAAAGAAGGCAAGGGAAGCAAAAGAGAAACACTGCGTCAACTGTTAA